A single window of Anaerocolumna chitinilytica DNA harbors:
- a CDS encoding family 43 glycosylhydrolase yields MRTYKNPFLLEHQWSENECGDPFIMRFNGYYYLYCSSAGNHIKAWKSENLVDFDYLGSVCDAPEIDGAYAPEVSYCNGKFYMVTSPVGSGHYLLEGDRPEGPFHLISKNYGLMIDGSFFTDDDGKRYLLRAGHKGIVIHDMPQADTIEVNGKIIPESYLNYWTEGPMIIKRKGLYYLTYTGNHLLSKGYRVAYSISEKGPDSGYVNLSDNTLLLETGEEFHALGHSSSFLAPDLDSYCIAYHNIDLNMKPRKRSMNIDRLFFNGARMYCNPIWWEQEVPAMPDCYGWGEGNFQQADIKDKKYLISKAATSKAYTAELSVNTKGGNLTLLYGYGENTWGEIELCCDRSYKIIEGDLTVSEGRINNTVSFLNYMTVRLARTSDSLLEIYLNNMLLASFVTVTGEGKLGIAAEAKGEVGFFGISRTIDGNGDKIAAKAIPGRMDAIHGTGGFLGYPLKESGFLVKAAAFEKGKKVLYHVNIKEDGYYQVIVRASAGKKDHCLVISSENMAEPLRFHLTGISDENGFEKIKAGVLWLTRGIKDIAVSSEEEMLIDYFLFRKAAEVMDIDVVKKGQLVTEDIKIFGHKQLKSMITKYSGFTCAENFGRAFVGEEGFNDYTISTVIYRNNAPTGDASIYIRASKESWFPDQVTSSLFGYRISVKQEGIYLYRCCYGEEQLGFYRLPCKSPGTLALSVRAEGTTLAIVLEDRVILTFTDTAGYLYGKAGLEATGEGFAFEEYRIRRDLSL; encoded by the coding sequence ATGAGAACCTATAAAAATCCATTTCTGTTGGAACACCAATGGTCCGAAAATGAATGCGGGGACCCTTTTATAATGAGATTTAACGGATATTATTACCTGTATTGTTCCAGTGCCGGAAACCATATAAAGGCATGGAAATCAGAGAATCTGGTTGATTTTGATTATCTGGGGAGCGTCTGTGACGCACCGGAAATTGACGGAGCCTATGCGCCGGAGGTCTCTTACTGTAATGGCAAGTTTTATATGGTAACATCACCGGTAGGAAGCGGACATTATCTGCTGGAGGGTGACAGACCGGAAGGGCCTTTTCATCTGATCAGTAAAAATTATGGCTTGATGATTGACGGAAGTTTCTTTACCGATGATGACGGTAAGCGGTATCTGTTAAGGGCCGGACATAAGGGAATTGTAATTCATGATATGCCTCAGGCAGATACCATCGAGGTGAATGGAAAAATAATACCGGAAAGCTATTTGAATTACTGGACGGAAGGACCCATGATAATAAAAAGAAAAGGTCTTTATTATCTGACCTATACCGGAAACCATCTCTTAAGTAAAGGCTACCGGGTGGCCTATAGCATCTCGGAGAAAGGCCCGGACAGCGGATATGTAAACCTGAGTGACAATACACTTCTACTGGAGACAGGAGAGGAATTTCATGCTCTTGGTCATAGTTCCAGCTTTCTGGCACCGGATCTGGATAGTTATTGCATAGCGTATCACAATATTGATCTGAATATGAAACCCAGAAAAAGAAGCATGAACATTGACAGACTTTTCTTTAATGGGGCCAGGATGTACTGTAATCCCATCTGGTGGGAGCAGGAAGTGCCGGCCATGCCGGACTGCTATGGCTGGGGAGAGGGTAATTTTCAACAGGCGGATATAAAAGATAAGAAATATCTGATATCCAAAGCAGCTACCTCAAAGGCTTATACGGCAGAGCTCAGTGTGAATACAAAAGGCGGAAATCTAACACTATTATACGGTTATGGGGAGAATACCTGGGGGGAGATAGAGCTTTGCTGTGATCGAAGTTATAAGATTATTGAAGGTGACCTGACTGTGAGTGAGGGGCGGATAAATAATACAGTCAGTTTCTTAAACTATATGACGGTCAGACTTGCCAGAACCTCTGATAGCTTGCTGGAAATTTATCTAAATAATATGCTCCTTGCCAGTTTCGTAACGGTTACAGGAGAGGGGAAACTAGGCATTGCCGCGGAAGCTAAAGGGGAAGTAGGGTTCTTTGGAATATCCCGCACCATAGACGGAAATGGAGATAAGATTGCTGCCAAAGCGATTCCAGGCAGAATGGATGCAATACACGGGACAGGAGGCTTTTTGGGGTATCCACTGAAGGAAAGCGGATTTCTCGTAAAGGCAGCAGCTTTTGAAAAAGGTAAAAAGGTTCTGTATCACGTGAATATAAAAGAAGACGGTTACTACCAGGTAATAGTAAGAGCCTCTGCCGGGAAGAAAGACCACTGCCTGGTAATATCCAGTGAGAATATGGCAGAGCCATTACGTTTTCACCTTACCGGCATATCGGATGAGAATGGCTTTGAGAAGATAAAGGCCGGTGTTTTGTGGCTTACCAGAGGAATAAAGGATATTGCTGTCTCAAGCGAGGAAGAAATGCTCATTGACTATTTTCTGTTTAGGAAGGCAGCAGAGGTCATGGACATAGATGTGGTTAAAAAAGGTCAGCTGGTAACAGAGGATATTAAGATATTCGGTCATAAGCAGTTAAAGAGTATGATTACCAAATATTCCGGTTTCACCTGCGCTGAGAATTTTGGGAGAGCCTTTGTGGGAGAAGAAGGTTTTAATGATTATACCATAAGCACTGTAATTTATAGAAATAATGCACCTACAGGAGATGCCTCCATCTATATAAGAGCTTCTAAGGAATCCTGGTTCCCGGACCAGGTAACCTCCTCCCTCTTTGGCTATCGGATAAGTGTGAAACAGGAAGGGATATACCTGTACCGCTGCTGTTATGGAGAGGAACAGCTTGGCTTTTACAGGCTACCTTGCAAAAGCCCCGGAACTCTGGCACTCTCAGTCAGAGCAGAAGGAACAACCCTTGCTATTGTATTAGAGGATAGAGTAATCTTAACCTTTACCGACACAGCCGGTTATCTGTACGGAAAAGCCGGCCTGGAAGCCACAGGAGAAGGGTTTGCCTTTGAAGAATATAGAATCCGCAGGGATTTATCCTTATAA
- a CDS encoding carbohydrate ABC transporter permease, translated as MKKKSRINIAYYFLLPYLLLFVIFIIVPIIAAIVLSFTNYNAVERPNFVGLLNYINLLTQDDIFMQKVLPNTCIFAFIVGPVGYALSFLLAWMLAQVSKVPRTILALLIYSPSMTSGIAMAVVWKIIFAGDQMGYINYLLMDWGITNEPILFLTDAKYLLTIMIIVSLWSSMGVGFLAILAGILNIDTQVYEAASIDGLRNRFQEMFYITIPMMKPQMLFAAVMAVVNTFSVGAIGVQLSGANPTPLYSGQLIVNHIEDYGFIRYEMGYASCVSLVLLLVIYSISRFARRIFQDD; from the coding sequence ATGAAGAAAAAATCCAGAATAAATATCGCATATTACTTTTTACTTCCCTATTTACTGCTGTTTGTAATTTTTATCATTGTACCCATTATAGCAGCCATTGTTTTAAGTTTCACCAATTATAATGCAGTGGAAAGACCGAACTTTGTAGGCTTGTTAAATTACATTAACCTTCTGACCCAGGATGATATCTTTATGCAGAAGGTTTTGCCAAACACTTGTATTTTTGCCTTTATCGTAGGTCCTGTAGGTTATGCACTTTCCTTTTTATTAGCCTGGATGTTAGCCCAGGTCAGTAAAGTACCAAGAACTATACTGGCACTGTTGATTTATTCTCCTTCCATGACCTCAGGTATTGCCATGGCGGTGGTATGGAAGATTATCTTTGCCGGAGACCAGATGGGGTACATTAATTACCTGCTAATGGATTGGGGAATTACCAATGAACCGATTCTCTTTCTTACCGATGCAAAATACCTGCTGACCATTATGATTATTGTATCCTTATGGAGCAGTATGGGGGTTGGATTTTTAGCAATTCTCGCCGGTATCTTAAACATTGATACACAAGTTTACGAGGCGGCTTCCATTGACGGACTCCGCAACCGTTTTCAAGAAATGTTTTACATCACCATACCTATGATGAAGCCTCAGATGCTTTTTGCAGCGGTTATGGCGGTGGTAAATACCTTCTCGGTAGGAGCCATCGGCGTACAGTTAAGCGGGGCCAACCCTACTCCTCTGTATTCGGGACAGTTAATTGTAAACCATATTGAGGATTACGGCTTTATCCGTTATGAGATGGGCTATGCTTCCTGCGTATCACTGGTATTGCTCTTAGTAATTTACAGCATATCCAGATTTGCCCGCAGAATCTTTCAGGATGACTGA
- a CDS encoding extracellular solute-binding protein, producing MGKRKHIIAILLIVAIIFTGTGTSSVQTVKATKADGKEEGKGLRETYLSMGDIADTDYERYLDKYQGELYQGEDITYTADDMQMDNKIVGESSEVQVKVNVKQTALYVLSFDYQTLGDNLLSTNISLEVNGEYPYDELKRIFLGDTWIPGTIEYDRYGNECLPMPTKIKEWKKAYIHDTAYLYSEPMLLYLKAGENNLTFKANEGSIELGNLYLEEKEKIPEDSGKKADGEELLTKEAEDMTSKNSPNIRSTAEFNTDVTPYNPKLKVLNQVAEESFKTGGTSITYEVEVKKDGYYNLAFDYRQSTKSGFSSYRNIYIDGKIPSASYENAAFPYSKKFTRLLTGNTEGNAVFLNKGKHTITLLVSLDKVRYAIKILNIVAKEMNNLALEINKITGGNSDKYRDFDLEPYGFDIKNKLLNWADTLDKVHEKLSALNPEENNIAEISQLTVASSNLRKLAKKPNDLPKKLNLFSYGNSSTRQNVNNVIEKLSVGQLGLDKIFLYQEDAKFPKKPGIFQKLSLTVRRLFASFTTQDYAPSYKKENDTLNIWVARPRQYLEIMQRMADTEFTKKYGINVNLSIVPDQQKLILANASGKAPDAAVGISSGYVYDLALRGALENMRQYDNFKEVGKRFAPGMLIPGVCDNGVYAVPETFNFYVLFYRTDIMDSLGLKVPDTMEEVRKMLPQLERMGLGFNTHVANNLVKGYNTTTPFIFQNGGKLMESGSTQIDLETPGVLKGLKELTENFTIYDMKYEVLSFYQAFRDGRMPIGTSDYATFNLLTNAAPELSDSWDIAPYPGVKDEDGNVLRYTSGAAESCVVFKKNDSNEAAWKFIDWWTSTEVQTEFAFTLQSTLGNEYLWNSANLEAIKASPWNSKFKDTIVNQISWTYEAPRVPGGYIIERELGNVLVQVVTQNANLRSAVDSAQKKINRELARKLEEFGYVDKNGNKIKDLIVPDVQMVEEWLK from the coding sequence ATGGGAAAAAGAAAACATATAATAGCTATTCTATTAATAGTTGCAATTATATTCACCGGTACCGGCACAAGCTCGGTACAGACTGTAAAGGCAACAAAGGCGGATGGAAAAGAGGAGGGTAAAGGTCTGCGGGAGACTTATCTGTCCATGGGGGATATAGCTGATACGGATTATGAAAGGTATCTAGATAAATACCAGGGTGAGCTTTATCAGGGAGAAGATATTACCTATACCGCCGATGATATGCAAATGGATAACAAGATAGTAGGTGAAAGCAGTGAAGTACAGGTTAAGGTTAATGTTAAGCAGACTGCCCTTTATGTCCTTAGTTTTGATTATCAGACATTGGGAGATAACCTGTTATCTACTAATATCTCACTGGAGGTCAATGGTGAGTATCCTTATGACGAGCTAAAACGTATATTTCTCGGAGATACCTGGATACCCGGTACCATAGAGTACGACAGATATGGAAACGAATGTCTTCCTATGCCCACAAAGATAAAGGAATGGAAAAAAGCCTATATACATGACACTGCTTATCTTTACAGTGAACCCATGCTTTTATACCTGAAAGCAGGAGAGAACAACCTGACCTTTAAGGCAAACGAAGGGTCTATAGAACTTGGCAATCTCTATCTGGAAGAAAAAGAAAAGATCCCAGAGGATTCCGGAAAAAAAGCCGATGGAGAGGAACTCTTAACCAAAGAAGCAGAGGATATGACCAGTAAGAACTCTCCGAATATCAGAAGTACTGCAGAGTTTAATACGGATGTGACACCGTATAACCCAAAACTGAAAGTACTAAATCAAGTAGCGGAAGAGTCTTTTAAGACCGGCGGAACCAGTATCACATATGAAGTAGAAGTGAAGAAAGACGGTTATTATAACCTGGCTTTTGACTATCGTCAAAGTACGAAGTCGGGTTTTAGCTCCTATCGCAATATATACATAGATGGAAAGATTCCCTCTGCTTCCTATGAAAATGCTGCCTTTCCTTATTCTAAGAAGTTTACAAGGCTTCTGACCGGTAATACAGAGGGAAATGCTGTTTTTCTAAACAAGGGCAAACATACCATTACCCTTTTAGTATCCCTTGATAAGGTAAGATATGCAATCAAGATATTAAATATCGTTGCCAAGGAAATGAATAATCTGGCTCTTGAGATTAACAAAATAACAGGTGGAAACTCTGATAAATACAGGGATTTTGACTTAGAGCCCTATGGTTTTGATATAAAAAACAAGTTACTCAACTGGGCAGACACCTTGGATAAGGTCCATGAGAAACTTTCAGCCCTAAACCCAGAAGAAAACAACATTGCTGAGATATCTCAGTTAACGGTGGCTTCCTCTAACTTAAGGAAGCTGGCCAAAAAGCCCAATGACCTTCCCAAAAAATTGAACCTGTTTTCTTATGGTAACAGTTCTACAAGGCAGAATGTAAATAATGTTATTGAAAAATTAAGTGTGGGGCAATTAGGACTGGATAAGATTTTCTTATACCAGGAGGATGCGAAGTTCCCTAAAAAGCCTGGTATTTTTCAAAAGCTATCCCTTACTGTCAGAAGACTTTTTGCTTCCTTCACCACCCAGGATTATGCACCATCTTATAAGAAGGAGAATGACACCTTAAATATCTGGGTAGCTAGGCCGAGACAGTACCTTGAAATCATGCAAAGAATGGCGGATACGGAGTTTACAAAGAAGTACGGAATTAATGTAAATCTTTCCATCGTTCCGGACCAGCAGAAATTAATACTGGCTAACGCTTCCGGTAAAGCACCGGATGCTGCCGTAGGAATCAGCTCCGGTTATGTCTACGACCTGGCATTAAGAGGAGCCTTGGAGAATATGCGCCAGTATGACAATTTTAAGGAAGTGGGCAAAAGATTTGCACCTGGTATGCTGATACCGGGAGTATGTGATAATGGAGTCTATGCGGTTCCGGAGACCTTTAACTTCTATGTATTGTTCTACCGGACAGATATTATGGATTCCTTAGGACTTAAAGTGCCGGATACCATGGAGGAAGTAAGAAAGATGCTTCCCCAGCTGGAACGCATGGGGCTTGGATTTAACACCCATGTGGCGAATAACCTGGTAAAGGGTTATAACACAACGACACCTTTTATCTTTCAGAACGGCGGAAAGCTGATGGAGTCCGGCAGTACTCAGATTGACCTGGAGACTCCAGGGGTACTGAAAGGCCTGAAGGAATTAACAGAGAATTTTACTATTTATGATATGAAATACGAAGTATTAAGCTTCTACCAGGCATTTCGTGATGGCAGAATGCCCATTGGTACCTCTGATTACGCAACCTTTAACCTGCTTACCAATGCAGCTCCGGAGCTTTCTGATTCCTGGGACATAGCACCTTATCCGGGAGTGAAGGATGAAGACGGCAATGTACTGCGCTATACTTCAGGAGCAGCGGAAAGCTGTGTGGTTTTTAAGAAAAATGACAGCAATGAGGCAGCCTGGAAGTTCATTGATTGGTGGACTTCTACAGAAGTACAGACGGAATTTGCCTTTACCCTGCAATCCACTCTTGGTAATGAATATCTTTGGAATTCCGCTAATTTGGAGGCTATTAAAGCGTCACCCTGGAATTCTAAATTCAAAGATACCATTGTAAATCAGATATCCTGGACCTATGAGGCGCCAAGAGTACCGGGAGGTTATATTATCGAAAGAGAGTTAGGAAATGTCTTAGTGCAGGTAGTAACACAGAATGCAAATCTTCGAAGCGCTGTGGACAGCGCACAGAAGAAGATAAATCGGGAGCTTGCGAGAAAATTGGAGGAGTTTGGCTATGTGGATAAGAATGGGAATAAAATCAAAGACCTTATTGTCCCTGACGTCCAAATGGTAGAGGAATGGTTAAAATGA